One Streptomyces sp. NBC_01217 genomic region harbors:
- a CDS encoding beta-galactosidase: MISTLLSQLEHGPDGDPTPRLVYGADYNPEQWPREVWEEDVRLMREAGVNIVSVGIFSWARIQPAEHEWDFSWLDEVMDLLHAGGIGVDLATATASPPPWLTTAHPEILPVTASGETVWPGARQHWRPTSPVFREHALRLVRTMAERYANHPALVAWHVSNELGCHNIYDYSDDAAHAFRDWLRARYTTLDGLNHAWGTAFWSQRYSGWEQILPPRLAASHPNPTQQLDFKRFSSDALKEYLRAERDVLRAITPDVPVTTNFMVMGGTKGMNYADWADEIDFVSNDHYVTPGPQDRDELSFSANLVSGISGGRPWFLMEHSTSAVNWQAVNLAKRPGDLARDSLLHVAHGADAVCFFQWRQSAAGAEKYHSAMLPHAGPDSDAFRAVTDLGRTLRTLAPVAGSEREAARVGIIFDWESWWASEQDSHPTSLLDYRKEALDWYSALLTLGVRADVVTAQADLDRYQLLIAPVLHVVPAALAKELTRYTENGGHLVTTYFSGVVDENDHIWLGGYPGALRDLLGIRIEEFGPMLDGDTVEVALDDATSGTLWTDRITVTDPAVEVLAEYRSGAYAGRPAVTRRAVVQGSAAYVSTRLGAEGLTALLPKLLASAGVGSELPDDVRGHVELIVRRDGHSRYLFLVNRTDATVPVTGLAGDVLIGRTGDDDALVLSPRGVAVLRQPAT, from the coding sequence ATGATCTCCACCCTCCTGTCCCAGTTGGAGCACGGGCCGGACGGTGATCCCACTCCGCGCCTCGTCTACGGGGCCGACTACAACCCGGAGCAGTGGCCACGCGAGGTGTGGGAGGAGGACGTACGGCTGATGCGCGAGGCCGGCGTGAACATCGTCTCCGTGGGGATCTTCTCCTGGGCCCGCATCCAGCCGGCCGAGCACGAGTGGGACTTCTCCTGGCTCGACGAGGTCATGGACCTGCTGCACGCGGGAGGCATCGGAGTCGACCTGGCCACCGCCACCGCGTCCCCACCGCCCTGGCTCACCACGGCGCACCCGGAGATCCTCCCGGTGACCGCCTCCGGTGAGACGGTGTGGCCGGGGGCGCGGCAGCACTGGCGTCCCACCTCGCCCGTCTTCCGCGAGCACGCGCTGCGCCTGGTGCGGACGATGGCCGAGCGGTACGCGAACCATCCCGCGCTGGTGGCCTGGCACGTCTCCAACGAGCTGGGCTGCCACAACATCTACGACTACTCCGACGACGCCGCGCACGCCTTCCGCGACTGGCTGCGCGCCCGGTACACCACGCTCGACGGACTCAACCACGCCTGGGGCACCGCGTTCTGGTCCCAGAGGTACAGCGGCTGGGAGCAGATCCTGCCGCCCCGGCTGGCCGCATCCCACCCGAACCCGACGCAGCAGCTGGACTTCAAGCGCTTCTCCTCCGACGCGCTGAAGGAGTATCTGCGCGCGGAGCGGGATGTGCTGCGCGCGATCACGCCCGATGTTCCCGTCACCACGAACTTCATGGTCATGGGCGGCACCAAGGGGATGAACTACGCCGACTGGGCCGACGAGATCGACTTCGTCTCCAACGACCACTACGTCACGCCCGGCCCTCAGGACCGCGACGAACTGTCCTTCTCCGCCAACCTCGTCAGCGGAATCTCGGGGGGACGGCCGTGGTTCCTCATGGAGCACTCCACCAGCGCCGTCAACTGGCAAGCCGTCAACCTGGCCAAACGCCCCGGCGACCTCGCCCGCGACTCACTGCTGCACGTCGCGCACGGCGCCGACGCCGTGTGCTTCTTCCAGTGGCGACAGTCGGCGGCCGGCGCCGAGAAATACCACTCGGCGATGCTGCCGCACGCCGGGCCCGACAGTGACGCCTTCCGCGCGGTGACCGACCTCGGCCGGACCCTCAGGACGCTGGCGCCGGTCGCGGGATCCGAACGCGAAGCAGCACGCGTCGGGATCATCTTCGACTGGGAGTCGTGGTGGGCGAGTGAACAGGACTCCCATCCCACTTCCCTCCTCGACTACCGCAAGGAGGCGCTCGACTGGTACTCCGCCCTCCTCACCCTCGGCGTACGGGCAGACGTCGTCACCGCACAGGCCGATCTCGATCGATACCAGCTCCTGATCGCGCCGGTGCTGCACGTCGTCCCCGCCGCGCTGGCCAAGGAACTCACCAGGTACACCGAGAACGGTGGCCATCTGGTCACCACGTACTTCTCCGGCGTCGTCGACGAGAACGACCACATCTGGCTCGGCGGCTACCCGGGAGCCCTGCGCGATCTGCTCGGTATCCGCATCGAGGAGTTCGGCCCCATGCTCGACGGTGACACGGTCGAAGTCGCGCTGGACGACGCCACGTCGGGCACCCTGTGGACCGACCGGATCACCGTCACCGACCCTGCGGTGGAGGTACTGGCCGAGTACCGCAGTGGTGCGTACGCCGGCCGCCCCGCCGTCACCCGCCGCGCCGTGGTCCAGGGATCGGCCGCCTACGTCTCCACCCGGTTGGGTGCGGAGGGCCTAACCGCCTTGCTGCCGAAGCTGCTCGCCTCTGCCGGTGTCGGCAGTGAACTGCCCGACGACGTACGGGGACATGTCGAGTTGATCGTGCGTCGCGACGGTCACAGCCGCTACCTCTTCCTGGTCAACCGGACCGACGCGACGGTGCCGGTGACGGGACTCGCCGGAGACGTCCTGATCGGTCGGACAGGCGATGACGACGCCCTCGTTCTCTCCCCGAGGGGCGTCGCCGTGCTGCGGCAGCCGGCGACCTGA
- a CDS encoding ABC transporter substrate-binding protein gives MHMNPRRLLRGLALVSALALGATACGGSDDNSSSTKPVSSKDIDAALKKGGTLTVWAWEPTLKQVAADFQREHPAVHVKLVNSGTGNDQYKALQNAISAKKGVPDVAQIEYYALGQYALTKGLDDLTPYGADKLASKYSPGPWSAVKSGSKNVYALPMDSGPMALFYNKKVFDKYKIKVPTTWDEYLSAARALHKADPKAYIANDTGDAGETTSLLWQAGSRPYKVDGTNVKIDFSDAGAQKYTAVWQKLLDEKLLAPITGWSDDWYKGLGDGTIATLATGAWMPANFATGVQGASGDWRAAPLPAWTAGDKASAENGGSSLALPTLGKNKELAYAFTEYANAGKGVQTRLKAGAFPATTADLQSSSFQNTAFPYFGGQQANKIFAESAANVASEWSYLPYQVYANSIFNDTVGKAYISGTKLTDGLKSWQDASVKYGNEQGFTVQK, from the coding sequence ATGCACATGAACCCCCGCCGCCTGCTGCGCGGCCTCGCCCTGGTCTCGGCCCTCGCCTTGGGGGCGACCGCCTGCGGCGGCTCCGACGACAACAGCTCCAGCACGAAGCCGGTCTCCTCCAAGGACATCGACGCGGCCCTGAAGAAGGGCGGCACGCTCACGGTCTGGGCCTGGGAGCCCACACTGAAGCAGGTCGCCGCCGACTTCCAGAGGGAACACCCGGCCGTCCATGTCAAGCTCGTCAACTCGGGCACCGGAAACGACCAGTACAAGGCCCTGCAGAACGCCATCTCCGCGAAGAAGGGCGTTCCCGACGTCGCGCAGATCGAGTACTACGCACTGGGGCAGTACGCGCTGACGAAGGGTCTGGACGACCTGACCCCGTACGGCGCCGACAAGCTCGCCAGCAAGTACTCCCCCGGCCCGTGGAGCGCCGTGAAATCCGGCAGCAAGAACGTATACGCGCTGCCGATGGACTCCGGGCCCATGGCCCTCTTCTACAACAAGAAGGTCTTCGACAAGTACAAAATCAAGGTGCCGACGACGTGGGACGAGTACCTCTCGGCGGCCCGCGCCCTGCACAAGGCCGACCCCAAGGCGTACATCGCCAATGACACCGGCGACGCCGGCGAGACCACCAGCCTGCTGTGGCAGGCCGGTTCGCGCCCCTACAAGGTCGACGGCACGAACGTGAAGATCGACTTCTCCGACGCCGGCGCCCAGAAGTACACCGCCGTCTGGCAGAAGCTCCTCGACGAGAAGCTGCTGGCGCCCATCACCGGCTGGAGCGACGACTGGTACAAGGGGCTGGGCGACGGCACCATCGCGACCCTGGCCACCGGAGCCTGGATGCCCGCCAACTTCGCCACGGGCGTGCAGGGCGCCTCCGGCGACTGGCGCGCCGCACCGCTGCCCGCGTGGACCGCCGGTGACAAGGCCAGCGCGGAGAACGGCGGCAGCTCCCTGGCCCTGCCCACGCTCGGCAAGAACAAGGAACTCGCCTACGCCTTCACCGAGTACGCGAACGCCGGCAAGGGCGTCCAGACCCGGCTCAAGGCGGGCGCCTTCCCGGCGACCACCGCCGATCTCCAGTCCAGCTCGTTCCAGAACACCGCGTTCCCGTACTTCGGCGGACAGCAGGCCAACAAGATCTTCGCCGAGTCGGCCGCGAACGTCGCCTCCGAGTGGTCGTACCTGCCGTACCAGGTCTACGCCAACTCGATCTTCAACGACACTGTCGGCAAGGCCTACATATCCGGCACCAAGCTGACCGACGGTCTGAAGAGCTGGCAGGACGCCTCCGTCAAGTACGGAAACGAGCAGGGCTTCACCGTTCAGAAGTAA